The Parus major isolate Abel chromosome Z, Parus_major1.1, whole genome shotgun sequence genome has a window encoding:
- the RMI1 gene encoding recQ-mediated genome instability protein 1 codes for MSTSSIVARVETWLSSTWHIKVPLTWLAACINWIQEENSGSNLSQDQINKQVFEQWLLTDLRDLEYPILPNCILDTPKGELSGCYSIQIDSLVDVSQPAYSQLQKLRGKSTVNEEVTGSSQAFQKPWEAKPTRMLILQLTDGIHQIQGMEYQPVPVLCSNLPPGTKITVQGTIAYRLGVLLLKPENVKLLGGEVDALLEDYCQERVLARLIGEAENPNSVGQAGHEQIFARPVDELEQTLGPSDEELLASLDENNEFTLNNRTSLESGYCSRSNNFNTASDSPSAHNGSVLLQKPGSPLPHSDEQVSPPVEYADAFLNDFPLEDDFLLEEEMQREMEEVPPVDMNRNIGLITDRLPHTSRSSCPSSLNGTGEEDSVNGRDKPRDAISKEKNVRRMILDEDGNRISNFLQHKGLRQTCSSSDFSLENPPKEGQNYTDLDESRYKHQHTSDSRVLNDDPMFSLKMDPEGDQQEHDSQIFPCKEVEAHLDLDSPPFTYISVLLAKKTETVTVLKVKCFIVTLTGSLTKSNGSWGIKAKISDGSAYLEVDFADDILTSLIGFSVPEMNKLKKDPALRLKLKDGLEKCQKQLIDLCCLMTIEFDPFQSKATVLILQEADARHLEQLKKRLNK; via the coding sequence ATGTCTACATCTAGCATTGTAGCAAGAGTGGAAACCTGGCTTTCATCCACATGGCACATTAAAGTTCCTTTAACATGGCTGGCAGCATGTATTAATTGGATCCAGGAAGAAAATAGTGGTAGTAATTTAAGTCAAGATCAGATTAATAAGCAGGTATTTGAGCAATGGCTTCTTACGGATCTGAGAGACTTGGAATATCCAATTTTGCCTAACTGCATCTTAGATACTCCCAAGGGAGAGTTATCAGGCTGCTATTCCATACAGATTGATTCACTGGTGGATGTTAGCCAGCCAGCATATTCTCAGTTGCAGAAGCTAAGAGGGAAAAGCACTGTAAATGAAGAAGTAACAGGCAGTTCTCAGGCATTCCAGAAGCCCTGGGAAGCAAAGCCTACTCGAATGCTGATACTACAACTAACTGATGGCATACATCAAATTCAGGGCATGGAGTATCAACCGGTGCCTGTTCTCTGCAGTAATCTTCCTCCTGGAACAAAAATCACAGTACAGGGCACTATTGCGTATCGTCTTGGTGTTCTTCTGCTTAAACCAGAAAATGTGAAACTGTTGGGGGGTGAAGTTGATGCTCTTCTTGAGGATTATTGTCAGGAAAGGGTCCTTGCTAGATTAATTGGAGAAGCTGAAAACCCTAATTCTGTTGGACAAGCTGGACATGAACAGATTTTTGCAAGGCCTGTGGATGAATTAGAACAAACTCTTGGCCCTTCAGATGAAGAGCTTTTAGCCAGCCTtgatgaaaataatgaatttacTTTAAACAACAGAACATCTTTAGAAAGTGGATACTGTAGTAGAAGCAACAATTTTAATACAGCCTCAGATTCACCGTCTGCGCACAATGGAAGTGTTTTGCTGCAAAAACCTGGAAGTCCTTTGCCTCACTCAGATGAACAAGTTTCGCCTCCCGTAGAATATGCTGATGCCTTTTTAAATGATTTTCCTTTAGAAGACGACTTTcttctggaagaagaaatgcaaagagaGATGGAAGAAGTGCCACCAGTAGACATGAACAGAAACATAGGTTTAATTACTGACAGACTTCCACATACATCTAGAAGTTCCTGCCCTTCGTCTTTAAATGGCACTGGTGAAGAAGACAGTGTGAATGGAAGAGATAAGCCCAGGGATGCTATCAGCAAGGAAAAGAATGTGAGAAGAATGATACTTGATGAAGATGGGAATAGAATAAGTAACTTTTTGCAGCACAAGGGCTTACGTCAGACCTGCAGTTCATCTgacttttctttggaaaatccTCCTAAGGAAGGACAGAATTATACAGACCTAGATGAGAGCAGATACAAACACCAACACACTTCTGACAGTAGGGTATTAAATGATGATCCTATGTTTTCCCTAAAAATGGATCCAGAAGGAGATCAGCAGGAACATGATTCACAGATTTTTCCTTGCAAGGAAGTAGAGGCACATTTAGATTTAGATTCTCCACCTTTCACATATATTTCCGTTCTCCTTGcaaaaaaaacagaaactgtTACAGTTCTGAAagttaaatgttttattgtCACTCTCACTGGAAGCCTTACAAAAAGCAATGGGTCCTGGGGTATAAAGGCAAAAATTTCTGATGGCTCCGCTTATCTTGAAGTAGATTTTGCTGATGATATTCTAACAAGTTTGATTGGCTTTTCAGTGCCTGAAATGAATAAGCTGAAAAAGGATCCAGCTTTACGTCTAAAACTTAAGGATGGTTTAGAGAAATGTCAAAAACAGCTGATAGATCTCTGTTGTTTGATGACTATTGAGTTTGATCCATTTCAGTCTAAAGCTACTGTATTAATTCTCCAGGAAGCTGATGCTAGGCATCTAGAGCAATTGAAGAAACGTTTGAATAAATAA